A single genomic interval of Adhaeribacter pallidiroseus harbors:
- a CDS encoding toll/interleukin-1 receptor domain-containing protein, protein MATLMEYFNGDFHSPMINCDRAGSYNINGEIINFTFRVMISMEFSTKSLAFYIHESKDTIDIIGDILNDVGVYINDDSLKIDLKGGHVSDTKVEGLIEKDFKNIFSNRIYFYSETQLDSKQLLRLYDFAAAKGLLITIRSTNYMENRQAYDKPVAFISHDWKDKDKIARPLAEGLSKRLCSVWYDEYSLRVGDSLRESIEKGIREVEKCIVVLTKNYLNNHGWGKYEFDSIFTRERINKEKIIIPIWYGVKKEDIFKYSTSLPDTIALIWPSLKNKDEEQYKKEVEQLISKLHTALTGKSGVDY, encoded by the coding sequence ATGGCAACATTAATGGAATATTTTAATGGAGATTTCCATAGCCCAATGATTAATTGTGATAGAGCTGGTAGTTACAATATTAATGGTGAGATTATAAATTTCACATTTAGAGTAATGATAAGCATGGAATTTTCAACCAAATCTCTTGCATTCTACATTCATGAAAGTAAAGACACCATAGATATAATTGGAGATATTCTGAATGATGTCGGAGTGTATATTAATGATGATTCCCTAAAAATTGATTTGAAGGGTGGGCACGTTTCTGATACTAAAGTTGAAGGACTAATTGAAAAAGACTTTAAAAACATTTTTTCAAATAGAATTTATTTTTATTCAGAAACACAATTAGATTCTAAGCAATTATTGCGACTTTATGATTTTGCAGCAGCTAAAGGTTTACTAATAACAATAAGGAGCACAAATTACATGGAAAATAGACAAGCATATGACAAGCCAGTTGCTTTTATATCACATGATTGGAAAGATAAAGATAAAATTGCGCGCCCATTAGCGGAAGGTTTGTCAAAAAGATTATGCTCAGTTTGGTATGACGAATATTCATTAAGGGTCGGTGATAGTTTAAGAGAATCTATTGAAAAGGGAATTAGGGAAGTTGAAAAATGTATAGTTGTTTTAACTAAAAACTACCTAAATAATCATGGTTGGGGCAAGTATGAATTTGATTCTATTTTTACTAGGGAAAGAATTAATAAAGAAAAAATAATCATACCAATATGGTACGGGGTCAAAAAAGAGGATATATTTAAATATTCAACTTCTTTACCCGACACCATAGCTTTAATTTGGCCTTCATTAAAAAATAAAGACGAAGAACAATATAAAAAAGAGGTTGAACAATTAATCAGTAAGCTTCATACTGCCTTAACTGGTAAGTCAGGTGTAGACTATTAA
- a CDS encoding phage tail tape measure protein has translation MAQVRTDKVQVELDVKTEQATVELDNLTRKQKLITDELKNMKRGTDEFVKANQELTQVNKQVDTLRTSLGTTALTLNQLEKQSRELNRELKGLTPGTASFIDKSKQLTQVEARAKEVKAAMRGIGDEQQKATGLWSKVKEGALGVLTGTALYDGIKQVGTEILNFGKESVAAFNEAQQSAGHLKNAVVTLGGESEGSLQRLLDQSDKLEMMTFGFSAENIQAAQAQLKTFGLTAAEIERLTPKLLDYATANKKDLAGATDDVTAALLGKDKALQKSGITLDQSKLTVEGITNAFDKFKGSSEAALNDGANGFERVSDVIGVMQENIGEGLLPVLEEGAALIGDMLEESEPLEEVFVSLGETIETLWDSFSSLFATLFPFFEGANRGSVIMKTLAFAFNLSLTPLKALAGFIQLAVDEFNILVFAGKKAANFFGADFKIDPKENFSSLVDKMEANAIKNFSNIKDGFTNIFEDQKEALAASETVVVESGKRKFAAETKANDEASKAAEKLRKEREKAAEELRKKQEQLAKEELERQNYIRDLEIANIADETARKIAALQEQARREISLATGTAQQKATIKELLEKKLVTDIAQVQKEADAKKLKEVEEQAKKEQEVRARIANGRAELDVNIAKSSGNLGAMEAAEKARLDVQTQLELQNTTLTEEEKLLIHDQYEQKKSEITASYAEQRSKSELEKNVFAMEQIQAGTAALFEFKKIANDREMSKLDKDKQVRLQKLQQEYNAGKISKESYENGKNAIETNYDAKARNLKKKAAQDEKTANIANSIMAGLLGVIKAAPNVPLQIATGILATLTTAKIAATPLPSFSLGGLFKGAGHRIFSAGADTWRGTRKFANGGTINPTAGIAGSGQLHSNGGIQMVDGATGEHLGEWEKGEAYMILSRNTVANNGSLINKLLDSSLHRGGSKVHMANGGMYSDGSVSSPSGPNTDAFGVLVAEMRGIREEIKTQKRC, from the coding sequence ATGGCACAAGTAAGAACCGATAAGGTTCAAGTTGAATTGGACGTAAAAACCGAGCAAGCAACAGTAGAATTAGACAATCTAACCCGCAAGCAAAAACTCATTACCGATGAGTTAAAAAATATGAAGCGGGGAACCGATGAATTTGTTAAGGCGAACCAGGAGCTAACCCAGGTAAATAAGCAAGTCGATACCTTAAGAACCTCTTTAGGTACTACTGCTTTAACGCTTAACCAACTGGAGAAACAAAGCCGCGAGTTAAACCGCGAGTTGAAAGGCTTAACTCCTGGCACCGCATCTTTTATAGATAAGTCCAAACAATTAACCCAAGTGGAAGCCCGGGCCAAAGAAGTAAAAGCGGCCATGCGGGGCATTGGCGACGAGCAGCAAAAAGCTACCGGCTTATGGTCAAAAGTGAAAGAAGGTGCCCTTGGTGTTCTGACAGGTACGGCGCTGTACGATGGAATTAAGCAGGTCGGCACCGAAATTCTCAATTTCGGGAAAGAATCAGTGGCCGCATTTAACGAGGCCCAACAATCCGCAGGCCATCTAAAAAATGCCGTAGTAACGCTTGGCGGCGAATCAGAAGGAAGTTTGCAGCGCCTTTTGGACCAGTCCGACAAGCTGGAAATGATGACTTTTGGATTTAGCGCCGAAAACATTCAGGCAGCACAGGCCCAACTAAAAACCTTTGGCTTAACCGCCGCTGAAATTGAAAGGTTAACCCCTAAACTTTTGGATTATGCCACGGCCAACAAAAAAGATTTGGCTGGTGCTACGGATGATGTTACCGCCGCATTGCTTGGCAAAGATAAAGCCTTGCAGAAATCCGGTATTACCTTAGATCAGAGCAAATTAACGGTGGAAGGTATCACTAATGCTTTTGATAAGTTTAAAGGTTCCTCGGAAGCGGCTCTTAATGATGGAGCTAATGGCTTTGAACGTGTTTCCGATGTGATCGGCGTGATGCAGGAAAACATTGGCGAGGGATTGCTACCGGTGCTGGAAGAAGGAGCCGCCTTAATCGGCGATATGCTGGAAGAATCCGAGCCACTGGAGGAGGTATTTGTATCCTTGGGAGAAACGATAGAAACCCTTTGGGATAGCTTTAGCAGCTTGTTTGCTACCTTATTTCCCTTCTTTGAAGGAGCCAACCGAGGCAGCGTAATTATGAAAACGTTGGCTTTTGCCTTCAATCTTTCCCTTACTCCATTAAAGGCTTTAGCTGGCTTTATTCAACTCGCAGTAGATGAATTTAATATCTTGGTTTTTGCAGGCAAGAAAGCGGCTAATTTCTTTGGTGCGGATTTCAAAATTGACCCGAAGGAAAATTTTAGTTCGCTGGTCGATAAGATGGAAGCCAATGCCATCAAAAATTTCAGCAACATCAAGGATGGTTTTACCAATATTTTCGAGGACCAGAAAGAAGCACTAGCCGCCTCGGAAACTGTCGTAGTGGAATCAGGAAAGCGCAAGTTTGCGGCTGAAACCAAAGCCAACGATGAAGCTAGTAAAGCGGCTGAAAAACTCCGTAAGGAACGAGAGAAAGCTGCCGAGGAATTACGCAAAAAACAGGAGCAGCTTGCTAAAGAAGAACTCGAGAGGCAAAACTACATTCGTGATTTAGAAATTGCGAATATCGCTGATGAAACGGCTCGTAAGATTGCGGCACTTCAGGAGCAGGCCCGCCGTGAAATTTCTCTTGCCACGGGTACCGCCCAACAAAAGGCTACCATCAAGGAATTGCTGGAGAAAAAACTTGTAACCGATATTGCCCAGGTTCAGAAAGAAGCGGATGCCAAAAAACTCAAAGAAGTTGAAGAACAGGCTAAAAAGGAACAGGAAGTTAGAGCCAGGATTGCCAACGGTCGCGCGGAACTGGATGTAAACATAGCCAAGTCAAGCGGCAATTTAGGCGCAATGGAAGCCGCCGAAAAAGCTCGATTAGATGTACAAACCCAATTAGAATTACAAAATACCACCTTAACCGAAGAAGAAAAATTACTCATACATGACCAGTACGAGCAGAAGAAATCCGAAATAACCGCCTCGTATGCCGAGCAGCGTTCAAAATCCGAGCTGGAGAAAAACGTATTTGCGATGGAACAAATCCAAGCAGGCACCGCAGCTTTATTCGAGTTTAAGAAAATTGCCAATGATCGGGAAATGAGTAAGCTGGATAAAGATAAACAGGTTCGCTTGCAAAAGTTGCAGCAGGAATACAACGCTGGTAAAATATCCAAGGAAAGCTACGAAAACGGCAAAAACGCGATAGAAACTAATTATGATGCTAAGGCCCGCAACCTTAAAAAGAAAGCGGCGCAGGATGAAAAAACGGCCAACATTGCGAACTCTATAATGGCAGGATTATTAGGCGTAATTAAAGCAGCTCCTAATGTGCCTCTGCAAATTGCCACCGGTATTTTAGCTACCCTCACCACGGCCAAAATTGCCGCAACTCCTTTACCTAGTTTTAGCCTAGGAGGTTTATTTAAAGGCGCTGGCCACAGGATTTTTTCTGCCGGAGCAGATACTTGGCGCGGCACTAGAAAGTTCGCTAATGGCGGCACCATCAATCCTACGGCTGGTATTGCTGGTAGTGGCCAATTGCACTCCAACGGTGGTATTCAAATGGTAGATGGTGCGACCGGTGAACACCTGGGCGAATGGGAGAAAGGCGAGGCCTACATGATTCTTAGTAGAAATACCGTAGCCAACAATGGTTCGCTAATCAATAAACTACTAGATTCTTCTTTACATCGAGGCGGCTCGAAGGTGCATATGGCTAATGGTGGCATGTATTCCGATGGTTCTGTTTCTAGCCCGAGTGGACCTAATACGGATGCTTTTGGCGTGCTCGTTGCCGAAATGCGAGGCATAAGGGAAGAAATTAAAACTCAAAAACGTTGCTAA
- a CDS encoding type II toxin-antitoxin system HicB family antitoxin codes for MEYLQKITSHAGYEVLLYWSEEDNAVIAEVPELPGCMADGKNSVEVLTNVEIIIQEWIETAQELGRAIPPPKVMYA; via the coding sequence ATGGAATATCTTCAAAAAATAACAAGCCATGCCGGATATGAAGTTCTTCTTTATTGGAGTGAAGAAGATAATGCGGTCATTGCCGAAGTGCCGGAACTACCTGGCTGTATGGCAGATGGTAAAAATTCAGTGGAGGTTTTAACTAATGTAGAAATTATTATACAGGAGTGGATTGAAACAGCCCAAGAATTGGGCCGAGCCATTCCACCACCAAAAGTAATGTATGCCTAG
- a CDS encoding type II toxin-antitoxin system HicA family toxin produces the protein MSKFEKLIKKILNGSSDANIEFDELVNLLHRLGFDERQRGTSHKIFFKDGVAEMINIQPIGSKAKPYQVKQVREIINKYKLND, from the coding sequence ATGAGCAAGTTTGAAAAACTAATAAAAAAAATCTTAAATGGTAGTTCGGATGCTAATATTGAATTTGATGAATTAGTAAATCTTTTGCATCGGCTCGGTTTTGATGAAAGGCAAAGGGGTACTAGCCATAAAATTTTTTTCAAAGATGGAGTAGCTGAAATGATTAATATTCAACCCATTGGGAGCAAGGCAAAGCCTTATCAGGTTAAACAAGTAAGAGAAATAATCAATAAATATAAATTGAACGATTAA
- a CDS encoding HigA family addiction module antitoxin encodes MLNKIIGSDGQEIKLNIEVHPGEVLKDEINARGFKISNFAMRIGVYPAHLLEITKKKRNITANIALRLEKELSIEAEFWLRLQIDYDLYRERKKFLQTPHILKNEQV; translated from the coding sequence ATGCTAAACAAGATAATTGGTTCAGATGGCCAGGAGATCAAACTAAATATAGAGGTACATCCCGGCGAAGTGTTGAAAGATGAAATAAATGCCCGAGGGTTCAAAATTTCCAACTTTGCCATGCGAATTGGGGTTTACCCCGCCCATTTGCTGGAGATTACCAAAAAGAAGCGCAATATCACGGCTAATATTGCTTTGCGGTTGGAAAAAGAATTAAGCATTGAAGCCGAATTTTGGCTCAGGCTGCAAATAGACTATGACCTCTATCGCGAAAGAAAAAAATTTTTGCAGACTCCCCATATTTTGAAGAATGAGCAAGTTTGA
- a CDS encoding DUF6712 family protein, protein MLLNSTPDLKLYYGTLSKNTTFATLKPFVILATQKYLVPAIGSAFLNELTTGITVTAPDSLSVVAFEGVTAELYALLAASLAYYTMLEAQPFLTQQTGNLGTQEANVKDMMPVRQWVYNQAENATAENADRLLDAALELLEKDAELFAFWKNSEQYTISSSLLISSTAELNRYVNIQNSRRAYLALRPYLERAEILYIAPEVGDELLAELKQLSAAPNPELNTLAAKIKPALAQFALKEALPDLPMVISGTGIRILNENDGIRSRLAASESQIANLATKAELLANRYMAEVLRQLDLTNQTGENLPADKNQTWQAPDNTDSASFWV, encoded by the coding sequence ATGCTATTAAATTCTACGCCCGACCTGAAATTGTATTACGGCACTTTGTCGAAAAATACCACCTTTGCCACCCTTAAACCCTTTGTGATACTGGCAACGCAGAAATATTTAGTACCGGCCATTGGTTCGGCATTTTTAAACGAACTAACCACCGGCATCACGGTAACAGCTCCCGATAGTTTAAGCGTGGTGGCTTTCGAGGGCGTAACCGCCGAGCTGTACGCATTATTAGCCGCTTCGCTGGCTTATTATACTATGCTGGAGGCCCAACCCTTCTTAACCCAGCAAACCGGTAATTTGGGTACCCAGGAAGCCAATGTTAAGGATATGATGCCCGTTCGCCAATGGGTATACAATCAAGCCGAAAATGCCACGGCGGAAAATGCCGACCGGCTTTTAGATGCTGCCTTGGAATTGCTGGAAAAAGATGCCGAGCTGTTTGCTTTCTGGAAAAATTCCGAGCAGTATACCATTTCTTCTAGTTTGCTAATTTCTTCTACGGCCGAGTTGAACCGGTACGTTAATATTCAGAATAGCCGGCGGGCTTATCTGGCGTTGCGGCCCTATCTGGAGCGAGCCGAAATTTTATACATCGCTCCGGAAGTAGGCGACGAGTTGCTAGCCGAGTTAAAGCAATTGTCTGCAGCTCCGAATCCGGAATTAAATACCCTGGCCGCCAAAATTAAACCGGCGCTGGCGCAATTTGCCTTGAAAGAAGCCCTACCGGATTTGCCCATGGTAATAAGTGGTACCGGCATCAGAATCTTAAACGAGAACGATGGTATTCGTTCCCGGCTGGCCGCTTCGGAATCGCAAATTGCTAACCTGGCTACTAAAGCCGAACTGCTAGCGAACCGCTACATGGCCGAGGTATTGCGCCAGTTAGATCTAACCAACCAAACCGGCGAAAACTTGCCCGCCGATAAAAACCAAACGTGGCAGGCACCAGATAACACGGATTCAGCATCTTTTTGGGTATGA